From a region of the Impatiens glandulifera chromosome 4, dImpGla2.1, whole genome shotgun sequence genome:
- the LOC124936676 gene encoding serine/threonine-protein phosphatase PP2A-2 catalytic subunit-like, which translates to MSSRADLDRQIEQLMDCKPLSETDVKTLCDQARAILVEEWNVQPVKCPVTVCGDIHGQFYDLIELFRIGGSAPHTNYLFMGDYVDRGYYSVETVTLLVALKVRYRDRITILRGNHESRQITQVYGFYDECLRKYGNANVWKHFTDLFDYLPLTALIESQVFCLHGGLSPSLDTLDNIRTLDRIQEVPHEGPMCDLLWSDPDDRCGWGISPRGAGYTFGQDIATQFNHTNGLTLISRAHQLVMEGYNWCQEKNVVTVFSAPNYCYRCGNMAAILEIGENMEQNFLQFDPAPRQIEPDTTRKTPDYFL; encoded by the exons ATGTCGTCGCGTGCGGATCTGGATCGGCAGATCGAGCAGTTGATGGACTGCAAACCTTTATCGGAAACGGATGTCAAGACGCTTTGCGATCAAGCTAGAGCTATTCTTGTTGAGGAATGGAACGTACAGCCGGTAAAGTGTCCGGTCACGGTCTGCGGCGATATTCATGGACAATTTTACGATCTTATTGAGTTATTTCGTATTGGAGGAAGTGCTCCGCATACAAACTATCTTTTCATGGGCGATTACGTTG ATCGTGGTTACTATTCGGTGGAGACTGTAACACTTTTAGTGGCCCTTAAGGTTCGTTACAGGGACAGAATTACAATCCTCCGAGGAAATCACGAAAGCAGGCAGATTACTCAAGT GTACGGTTTCTATGATGAATGTTTGAGGAAGTATGGAAATGCTAATGTTTGGAAGCATTTTACTgacctttttgattatttaccCCTCACAGCACTTATTGAGAGCCAG GTTTTCTGTTTACATGGAGGACTCTCGCCTTCTCTGGATACATTGGACAACATAAGAACCTTGGATCGCATACAAGAG GTTCCACACGAAGGACCTATGTGTGACCTCCTATGGTCTGACCCTGATGACAGATGCGGGTGGGGAATATCTCCCCGTGGAGCTGGTTATACCTTTGGGCAGGACATAGCCACTCAATTTAATCATACAAATGGGCTCACTCTAATTTCAAGAGCTCACCAACTTGTGATGGAAGGTTATAATTGGTGCCAG GAAAAGAACGTGGTGACAGTTTTTAGTGCGCCTAATTACTGTTACCGATGTGGGAACATGGCTGCAATACTGGAAATCGGGGAGAATATGGAACAAAACTTCCTTCAGTTTGATCCAGCCCCACGACAAATTGAACCTGACACGACACGCAAAACGCCTGATTATTTTTTGTGA
- the LOC124933640 gene encoding alpha-amylase 3, chloroplastic isoform X2, producing MATVPLESLHHHHSHRIDYSNSRLNLNKAKRFSFNCTTRRPFPSRAGFCNFIPSQRTFLVKAVSTDSALLNTATETAADIVFQETFPLKRTDKVEGKIFIRLVNGNDQNNWKLVIGCNIPGKWILHWGVNFAEDVGSEWDQPPVEMRPPGSVPIKGYAIETPLKETSDEGRVLHEVTIDFNINTEISSIKFVLKDEETGTWCQYKGRDFKVALFDYADEDSNTIGGENGLNAWPGALGKVSNMLLGSEQDQPLDESGSGNAIKQIRRLGGFNEEYTILKEVTVQNKVDVSMRKCRDTAKNILYLETDLPGDVLVHWGICRNDSKKWEIPADPYPLDTKVFKKKALQTLLKRRKGRDGSSGTFSLDEGYTGFMFVLKLSDGTWLNCKGNDFYIPLPSSSVRTQTVNLSEGVVEESVSYIEGVVEESDPYTDGIINEIRSLVTDISSEKGGIMKSKEAQESILHEIEKLAAEAYKNFRSSTPTFSETDVLEPEVLKPPVNISSGTGSGFEILLQGFNWESHKSGKWYIDLKEKASEISSLGFTVVWLPPPTESVSPEGYMPKDLYNLNSRYGNIEELKLLVTRFHKSGVKVLGDVVLNHRCAHYKNANGIWNLFGGRLNWDDRAIVADDPHFQGKGNKSSGDNFHAAPNIDHSQDFVRKDIKEWLCWLREEIGYDGWRLDFVRGFWGGYVKDYLDASGPYFAVGEYWDSLSYTFGEMDHNQDTHRQRIIDWINATNGTAGAFDVTTKGILHATLDRCEYWRLSDQKGKPPGVVGWWPSRAVTFIENHDTGSTQGHWRFPGGKEMQGYAYILTHPGTPAVFYDHIFSHMQSEIAALISLRNRNKINCRSTVNIVKAERDVYAALIDDKLAMKMGPGHYEPSGKWSLVLEGNDYKVWEEKS from the exons ATGGCGACGGTTCCTCTAGAATCTCTTCACCATCATCACTCTCATCGCATAGACTACTCAAATTCACGCCTGAATCTCAACAAAGCGAAGCGATTCTCATTCAACTGCACCACTCGCCGTCCATTTCCATCACGCGCCGGCTTCTGTAACTTCATACCATCTCAAAGAACTTTCCTAGTTAAAGCCGTCTCAACCGATTCCGCCTTACTAAACACCGCTACTGAAACCGCTGCCGATATTGTATTTCAGGAGACATTTCCGTTGAAACGAACTGATAAG GTGGAGGGGAAGATATTTATTAGATTGGTAAATGGGAATGATCAAAATAATTGGAAGCTTGTTATAGGATGTAATATTCCAGGAAAGTGGATTCTTCATTGGGGTGTTAACTTTGCTGAAGATGTTGGCAg TGAATGGGATCAACCTCCAGTTGAGATGAGACCTCCTGGTTCTGTTCCAATTAAG GGTTATGCCATAGAGACTCCCTTGAAGGAGACATCAGATGAAGGGAGGGTGCTTCATGAAGTAACTATTGATTTCAACATTAATACAGAGATTTCATCTATAAAGTTTGTTTTGAAG GATGAGGAAACTGGAACCTGGTGTCAGTACAAGGGAAGAGATTTCAAGGTGGCTTTGTTTGATTACGCCGATGAAGACAGTAACACCATAGGGGGCGAAAATGGTCTCAATGCATGGCCAG GTGCTTTAGGGAAAGTATCAAACATGCTTTTAGGATCAGAACAAGATCAACCCTTAGATGAGAGTGGATCAGGAAATGCCATTAAGCAGATCAGAAGGCTTGGAGGTTTCAACGAGGAGTATACTATTCTAAAAGAAGTTACTGTTCAGAACAAAGTGGATGTTTCAATGAGAAAGTGCAGAGATACAGCAAAGAATATATTGTATCTGGAAACAGATCTACCCGGAGATGTTCTTGTTCACTGGGGTATTTGCAGGAATGACAGCAAAAAGTGGGAGATCCCAGCTGATCCTTACCCATTGGACACAAAAGTGTTCAAGAAAAAGGCACTGCAGACTTTACTGAAG AGAAGAAAGGGTAGAGATGGTTCTTCTGGAACATTCTCTTTGGATGAAGGTTATACCGGATTTATGTTTGTACTGAAGCTAAGTGATGGGACCTGGCTGAACTGCAAGGGAAATGACTTCTACATTCCTCTTCCTAGTTCAAGTGTCAGGACACAAACCGTAAATCTATCCGAAG GTGTTGTTGAAGAGTCTGTTTCATATATTGAAGGTGTTGTTGAAGAGTCTGATCCATATACTGATGGGATCATTAACGAAATTAGAAGCTTAGTGACTGATATTTCTTCCGAGAAAGGTGGGATCATGAAATCAAAAGAAGCTCAAGAAAGTATTCTTCATGAAATTGAAAAGCTTGCCGCGGAAGCCTATAAAAACTTCAGAAGTTCTACTCCAACATTTTCAGAGACTGATGTTTTAGAACCTGAGGTGCTAAAACCTCCTGTGAATATATCTTCCGGGACAGGTTCTGGATTTGAGATTCTCTTGCAAGGATTTAACTGGGAGTCCCATAAATCTGGAAAATGGTACATAGATCTCAAAGAAAAAGCATCTGAAATATCCTCTCTTGGTTTTACCGTTGTTTGGTTACCACCACCAACAGAGTCTGTGTCTCCTGAAGGCTACATGCCAAAGGATTTGTATAACCTGAACTCCAG GTATGGGAACATTGAGGAACTGAAGCTTCTAGTTACTAGGTTCCACAAGTCTGGTGTCAAAGTTCTTGGAGATGTTGTTCTAAATCATCGATGTGCACATTATAAAAATGCAAATGGAATCTGGAATTTATTTGGTGGTCGTCTGAACTGGGATGACCGAGCAATTGTGGCAGATGATCCTCATTTTCAG GGGAAGGGAAATAAGAGCAGTGGAGATAACTTTCATGCTGCCCCAAATATTGATCATTCGCAGGATTTTGTAAGGAAGGATATTAAAGAATGGTTATGCTGGTTGAG GGAAGAAATTGGATATGATGGATGGAGGCTTGATTTTGTTAGAGGTTTTTGGGGTGGTTATGTAAAAGACTACTTGGATGCAAGTGGGCCTTATTTTGCTGTTGGTGAGTATTGGGACAGTCTCAGTTACACGTTTGGAGAAATGGATCATAATCAAGACACTCATAGGCAGAGAATTATTGACTGGATCAATGCTACTAATGGAACTGCGGGTGCATTTGATGTCACCACAAAAGGAATTCTTCACGCT ACACTGGATAGATGTGAATATTGGCGATTATCTGATCAAAAGGGAAAGCCACCCGGAGTTGTTGGGTGGTGGCCATCTCGTGCTGTCACATTTATCGAGAATCATGATACTGGCTCTACACAG GGTCATTGGAGATTCCCAGGTGGAAAGGAGATGCAAGGGTATGCTTACATCCTAACTCATCCTGGAACACCAGCTGTTTTCTATGATCATATATTTTCCCATATGCAATCTGAGATTGCAGCCCTTATATCTCTCAGAAACCGGAATAAGATCAACTGTCGGAGTACT GTTAATATAGTAAAGGCTGAAAGAGATGTATATGCTGCTCTAATTGACGACAAATTAGCAATGAAAATGGGACCAGGTCATTACGAGCCATCGGGGAAATGGTCCTTGGTTCTCGAGGGAAATGATTACAAGGTATGGGAAGAAAAATCatga
- the LOC124933640 gene encoding alpha-amylase 3, chloroplastic isoform X1: protein MATVPLESLHHHHSHRIDYSNSRLNLNKAKRFSFNCTTRRPFPSRAGFCNFIPSQRTFLVKAVSTDSALLNTATETAADIVFQETFPLKRTDKVEGKIFIRLVNGNDQNNWKLVIGCNIPGKWILHWGVNFAEDVGSEWDQPPVEMRPPGSVPIKGYAIETPLKETSDEGRVLHEVTIDFNINTEISSIKFVLKDEETGTWCQYKGRDFKVALFDYADEDSNTIGGENGLNAWPGALGKVSNMLLGSEQDQPLDESGSGNAIKQIRRLGGFNEEYTILKEVTVQNKVDVSMRKCRDTAKNILYLETDLPGDVLVHWGICRNDSKKWEIPADPYPLDTKVFKKKALQTLLKRRKGRDGSSGTFSLDEGYTGFMFVLKLSDGTWLNCKGNDFYIPLPSSSVRTQTVNLSEGVVEESVSYTEGVVEESVSYIEGVVEESDPYTDGIINEIRSLVTDISSEKGGIMKSKEAQESILHEIEKLAAEAYKNFRSSTPTFSETDVLEPEVLKPPVNISSGTGSGFEILLQGFNWESHKSGKWYIDLKEKASEISSLGFTVVWLPPPTESVSPEGYMPKDLYNLNSRYGNIEELKLLVTRFHKSGVKVLGDVVLNHRCAHYKNANGIWNLFGGRLNWDDRAIVADDPHFQGKGNKSSGDNFHAAPNIDHSQDFVRKDIKEWLCWLREEIGYDGWRLDFVRGFWGGYVKDYLDASGPYFAVGEYWDSLSYTFGEMDHNQDTHRQRIIDWINATNGTAGAFDVTTKGILHATLDRCEYWRLSDQKGKPPGVVGWWPSRAVTFIENHDTGSTQGHWRFPGGKEMQGYAYILTHPGTPAVFYDHIFSHMQSEIAALISLRNRNKINCRSTVNIVKAERDVYAALIDDKLAMKMGPGHYEPSGKWSLVLEGNDYKVWEEKS from the exons ATGGCGACGGTTCCTCTAGAATCTCTTCACCATCATCACTCTCATCGCATAGACTACTCAAATTCACGCCTGAATCTCAACAAAGCGAAGCGATTCTCATTCAACTGCACCACTCGCCGTCCATTTCCATCACGCGCCGGCTTCTGTAACTTCATACCATCTCAAAGAACTTTCCTAGTTAAAGCCGTCTCAACCGATTCCGCCTTACTAAACACCGCTACTGAAACCGCTGCCGATATTGTATTTCAGGAGACATTTCCGTTGAAACGAACTGATAAG GTGGAGGGGAAGATATTTATTAGATTGGTAAATGGGAATGATCAAAATAATTGGAAGCTTGTTATAGGATGTAATATTCCAGGAAAGTGGATTCTTCATTGGGGTGTTAACTTTGCTGAAGATGTTGGCAg TGAATGGGATCAACCTCCAGTTGAGATGAGACCTCCTGGTTCTGTTCCAATTAAG GGTTATGCCATAGAGACTCCCTTGAAGGAGACATCAGATGAAGGGAGGGTGCTTCATGAAGTAACTATTGATTTCAACATTAATACAGAGATTTCATCTATAAAGTTTGTTTTGAAG GATGAGGAAACTGGAACCTGGTGTCAGTACAAGGGAAGAGATTTCAAGGTGGCTTTGTTTGATTACGCCGATGAAGACAGTAACACCATAGGGGGCGAAAATGGTCTCAATGCATGGCCAG GTGCTTTAGGGAAAGTATCAAACATGCTTTTAGGATCAGAACAAGATCAACCCTTAGATGAGAGTGGATCAGGAAATGCCATTAAGCAGATCAGAAGGCTTGGAGGTTTCAACGAGGAGTATACTATTCTAAAAGAAGTTACTGTTCAGAACAAAGTGGATGTTTCAATGAGAAAGTGCAGAGATACAGCAAAGAATATATTGTATCTGGAAACAGATCTACCCGGAGATGTTCTTGTTCACTGGGGTATTTGCAGGAATGACAGCAAAAAGTGGGAGATCCCAGCTGATCCTTACCCATTGGACACAAAAGTGTTCAAGAAAAAGGCACTGCAGACTTTACTGAAG AGAAGAAAGGGTAGAGATGGTTCTTCTGGAACATTCTCTTTGGATGAAGGTTATACCGGATTTATGTTTGTACTGAAGCTAAGTGATGGGACCTGGCTGAACTGCAAGGGAAATGACTTCTACATTCCTCTTCCTAGTTCAAGTGTCAGGACACAAACCGTAAATCTATCCGAAGGTGTTGTTGAAGAATCTGTTTCATATACTGAAGGTGTTGTTGAAGAGTCTGTTTCATATATTGAAGGTGTTGTTGAAGAGTCTGATCCATATACTGATGGGATCATTAACGAAATTAGAAGCTTAGTGACTGATATTTCTTCCGAGAAAGGTGGGATCATGAAATCAAAAGAAGCTCAAGAAAGTATTCTTCATGAAATTGAAAAGCTTGCCGCGGAAGCCTATAAAAACTTCAGAAGTTCTACTCCAACATTTTCAGAGACTGATGTTTTAGAACCTGAGGTGCTAAAACCTCCTGTGAATATATCTTCCGGGACAGGTTCTGGATTTGAGATTCTCTTGCAAGGATTTAACTGGGAGTCCCATAAATCTGGAAAATGGTACATAGATCTCAAAGAAAAAGCATCTGAAATATCCTCTCTTGGTTTTACCGTTGTTTGGTTACCACCACCAACAGAGTCTGTGTCTCCTGAAGGCTACATGCCAAAGGATTTGTATAACCTGAACTCCAG GTATGGGAACATTGAGGAACTGAAGCTTCTAGTTACTAGGTTCCACAAGTCTGGTGTCAAAGTTCTTGGAGATGTTGTTCTAAATCATCGATGTGCACATTATAAAAATGCAAATGGAATCTGGAATTTATTTGGTGGTCGTCTGAACTGGGATGACCGAGCAATTGTGGCAGATGATCCTCATTTTCAG GGGAAGGGAAATAAGAGCAGTGGAGATAACTTTCATGCTGCCCCAAATATTGATCATTCGCAGGATTTTGTAAGGAAGGATATTAAAGAATGGTTATGCTGGTTGAG GGAAGAAATTGGATATGATGGATGGAGGCTTGATTTTGTTAGAGGTTTTTGGGGTGGTTATGTAAAAGACTACTTGGATGCAAGTGGGCCTTATTTTGCTGTTGGTGAGTATTGGGACAGTCTCAGTTACACGTTTGGAGAAATGGATCATAATCAAGACACTCATAGGCAGAGAATTATTGACTGGATCAATGCTACTAATGGAACTGCGGGTGCATTTGATGTCACCACAAAAGGAATTCTTCACGCT ACACTGGATAGATGTGAATATTGGCGATTATCTGATCAAAAGGGAAAGCCACCCGGAGTTGTTGGGTGGTGGCCATCTCGTGCTGTCACATTTATCGAGAATCATGATACTGGCTCTACACAG GGTCATTGGAGATTCCCAGGTGGAAAGGAGATGCAAGGGTATGCTTACATCCTAACTCATCCTGGAACACCAGCTGTTTTCTATGATCATATATTTTCCCATATGCAATCTGAGATTGCAGCCCTTATATCTCTCAGAAACCGGAATAAGATCAACTGTCGGAGTACT GTTAATATAGTAAAGGCTGAAAGAGATGTATATGCTGCTCTAATTGACGACAAATTAGCAATGAAAATGGGACCAGGTCATTACGAGCCATCGGGGAAATGGTCCTTGGTTCTCGAGGGAAATGATTACAAGGTATGGGAAGAAAAATCatga
- the LOC124935708 gene encoding UDP-galactose/UDP-glucose transporter 3-like, with amino-acid sequence MEHHSSGLRRILVLAFCVAGIWSAYIYQGVLQETVSTKRYGPNKQRFEHLAFLNLAQSVVCLIWSFIMIRLWSGGSGGGAPWWTYWSAGITNTIGPAMGIEALKYISYPAQVLAKSSKMIPVMFMGTLVYGIRYTFPEYLCTLLVAGGVSSFALLKTSSKTINKLARPNAPIGYGLCFFNLAFDGFTNATQDSISARYPNTTAWDIMLGMNLWGSIFNSIFMFGWPGAGGYGAIEFCRQNPEAAWDILLYCICGSIGQNFIFLTISRFGSLANTTITTTRKFVSIVVSSLLSGNPLSNQQWGSVAMVFSGLSYQIYLKWKKLQRLPKKKKTTKAN; translated from the exons ATGGAGCACCACAGCTCAGGACTTCGCCGCATTCTGGTTCTCGCTTTTTGCGTCGCCGGAATCTGGTCGGCGTATATTTACCAAGGCGTCCTTCAAGAGACAGT GTCTACAAAGAGATATGGTCCAAACAAGCAGAGGTTTGAACATCTAGCTTTTCTTAATCTGGCGCAAAGTGTAGTTTGCTTAATTTGGTCATTTATTA TGATAAGGCTATGGTCAGGCGGAAGTGGTGGTGGTGCACCTTGGTGGACTTATTGGAGTGCTGGAATTACAAACACTATCGGTCCTGCTATGGGAATTGAAGCATTGAAATACATCAGTTATCCTGCTCAG GTTCTTGCAAAATCTTCTAAAATGATTCCAG TAATGTTCATGGGTACTTTAGTGTATGGTATTAGATATACCTTTCCAGAGTATTTGTGTACTCTATTAGTTGCAGGTGGAGTTTCTTCATTTGCTCTTCTTAAG ACGAGTTCTAAAACTATAAACAAGTTAGCTCGCCCGAATGCACCTATAGGATATGGACTCTGTTTCTTTAATCTCGCGTTTGATGGATTTACAAACGCCACTCAGGATTCAATTTCAGCAAG GTACCCAAACACAACAGCTTGGGACATAATGCTAGGAATGAATCTATGGGGAAGTATTTTCAACTCCATTTTTATGTTCGGTTGGCCAGGAGCAGGCGGTTATGGTGCAATCGAGTTCTGTAGGCAGAATCCCGAAGCAGCTTGGGACATTCTCTTATACTGTATTTGCGGTTCGATCGGACAGAATTTCATTTTCCTAACAATCAGCAGATTCGGTTCACTCGCAAACACAACCATTACCACGACCCGAAAATTCGTCAGCATCGTCGTATCTTCTCTACTGAGTGGTAACCCTTTATCGAATCAACAATGGGGAAGCGTAGCGATGGTGTTCTCCGGCTTGTCATACCAAATATATCTCAAGTGGAAGAAACTTCAGAGATtaccaaagaagaagaagacaacaAAGGCGAATTAA
- the LOC124935709 gene encoding uncharacterized protein LOC124935709, whose translation MSFSTMSSAAAPILSHSSSAAVATAIAKQFSPLSPFIKFTTSSSPKQFTRPITKLKVTSKSTAATSKPTTAGETIYFDGGAHYGDLLANLLLGFTLLWLPLTLAAVLRSFYLRYRFTNLRVTVISGLTGQERSDFSYKVIKDVQVVPRFIGEWGDVIITLKDGTKVDLRSVPKFREIAKYSLSMAAANNNDQSPVPVLFNDEIKPKGF comes from the coding sequence ATGTCTTTCTCAACCATGTCCTCCGCCGCCGCCCCCATCCTCTCCCATTCCTCCTCCGCCGCCGTCGCCACCGCAATCGCCAAACAATTCTCCCCACTTTCTCCCTTCATCAAATTTACTACATCTTCTTCCCCAAAACAATTCACCAGACCAATCACAAAACTCAAAGTCACATCCAAATCCACCGCCGCCACCTCCAAACCCACCACCGCCGGAGAAACCATCTATTTCGACGGCGGCGCCCACTACGGCGACCTACTAGCCAATCTCCTCCTAGGCTTCACACTCTTATGGCTACCCTTAACCCTAGCCGCCGTTCTACGTTCATTCTATCTTAGATACAGGTTTACCAACCTCCGAGTAACCGTCATATCAGGTCTCACCGGACAAGAAAGAAGCGATTTTTCATACAAAGTCATCAAAGATGTCCAGGTCGTACCTAGGTTCATCGGCGAGTGGGGTGACGTTATCATCACCCTTAAAGATGGAACCAAGGTTGATTTGAGAAGCGTACCTAAATTCAGAGAGATCGCCAAATACTCACTATCCATGGCGGCCGCCAACAACAACGATCAATCACCGGTGCCGGTGCTGTTTAATGATGAAATCAAACCAAAGGGTTTCTAA